Part of the Paenibacillus terrae HPL-003 genome is shown below.
TACAGCTCGTGTATTAAAAATAATCCAGCTCATCCCCGAGGGAAAAATCATGACCTACGGACAAATTGCAGCGGAGGCAGGGAGTCCGAGAGGGGCGCGTCAGGTGGTGCGTATTTTGCATACGCTTAGCAGCAAGCATCGCTTGCCCTGGCACAGGGTTGTAAATCGATTGGGGGAAATTGCGCTACAGGACGATGAAGGAGCTTCTTTACAAAGGCTGCTTTTGGAAGCGGAAGGTATACAGTTTATGGCGAACGGACGAATTTCACTGGAAAAATACCTGCATGATTCTCAAGCAATGATAGAAGACGAATAGATAGAAACAACCTAAAAATGCCGATCACGTACGCATGCAAGCGACGTTGATCGGCATTTTAGGTTAGAAGTGGTATACATCTCTATTAAAATCATCCCTAGCTGATCAGATGTTGCTGATTCCGTTGGGCAAGGTGGAAAGAAATACTGTTTATAAGCGGTATATCGTTATTTTTCCGGGCTTCCCGGATCAGTTGCTTCTTTTGCTGTTCGGATTCACGTAAAAATCGGGTCATCCACAAATCAGACGGTTCGTTCGTAGTTGTCATGCGAGATTCTTTTATCATCTATTAACCCTCCCAGTGAGCGGCTGTTATTCTTTCTCTAGTATATGCTCCTAACCTTAATAGATGCTGTTGGTTTCCTTAAAATTAGCTGAAATTTAGGTAAAGTTCAGGTAAAAACAGATTCGTTTTATATCTGATTTGTAAGAGAACAGCTTCTATTGACAGTGTTGAAATAAAGGTTACAAAAATGTATTGGTTTAACACCTTGTACCAACATTAACCTGAAAGTACAATTAGGTGGCGGATAGACTGTGGAAATTTATGTCGAAATCTATGGAAATAATTCGAAAGATTACACCGAAAGGGGAGAGATTCAACCTATGAAGTATAAAGCGGCTGCGACGCTGCTCGTATTGACGATGTCGTCAGGCTTGATTTCTACCGTTCAAGCTGATAGTGCAGCAGGAAGTACAACCGGAAATACGTTAGCAAGTATATCAGGAACCTCGTCTGCTGCAGTTACATCGAAGACCGCCTCCATAACGGGTCAGGCTTTACCTCCATTAACGCTCAAGCAGGCAGCGGAATGGGCACAGACCAATAACTACAACACGCGTACCGCTGAGCGGGACGTGGAGCGTCGAAGAATTGAGTTTAAGAATGCAGAGAAGGACCTGGGAAATGCATTCGTCGATTTTATAGACGGTGAATATGTTGGTGATGACTCATCCTGGAGAAATTATAACTCTTCGACGTTATCCTATCTAGCCAGCAAAAAGCAGGCGCAGTTCGCCAAGGATCAGATTTATTTTAATGTGATGAAAAGCTACCAAAGCGTGTTCGTGGCAGAGAATCAGGTGAAAAATGATCTGGAAGCGCTTGAAATTGCTCAAGCGGAGGAAAAGATTGCACTCGCCAAATTTGCGCGCGGCAAGCTGTCTGAGTATGCGAAAAACGAGAGTACACAGGCCAGAAGCCAGGCGGAACAGACGGTCGAGCAGGGAAAAATTGCGCTGCAAAAATCACGTGACGCTCTGAATTTTCTGATGGGCCAGCCCAACGGAACAGCCTATGAAATGGTGGATCGACCCGTGTATAAGGAACCGAAGAAGCTGGATATCGAAATACATATACAACAGTTGATGGATATGAATCCGAACTTGTGGAAGCTGGAGGATAGCATCAAGACTTCGGAACTCAATGTGAGATATTTCGATTTTAACAGCGGTGCAGGCGCTTACGATCTAGCCAAAATGGACGTGGATACAGCCAAGGAGGAACTGGACAAAGGACAAAAGGATTTTGCCGAATCGCTCCGCAATTTATATGCCACGGTCAAGGAAAACCAAAAAAAATACGTTCAGCTGGAAGAAAGCCTGCGCACGGCAAAAGAGGGGCTGGAGCTGTCCCGCAAAAAGTGGACCAGAGGCTTAATTATCGAGCTGGAGCTGAAAAATAGCCAGTTGAAGGTGGACCAAATTGAACGGCAAATGGAAGAGCTGGCGATTGAGCTGAGTCAGAATGAATACACGTTGAGCAAACCATGGAGCACATAGGGAGGAAACGAAGTTGGCAGAAACGGTTTTAAATGATGCCTTATTAAAGTTACGAAGAAAACGGAGAAAAAAGTGGATCTGGTCCATGGTTGTGCTGCTGGTTGTAGGCGGGGGTGGAACAGCAGTGTATTTGAAGCTGCCCCGAGAGCAGGCTGTACCATTGGTTCAGGACGAGATGCTTAAAGTGGAGCGCGGGGATGTGAGCGAGAAGCTAGATGCGTCTGGTACCGTGCAGGCTTCGAAGGAAGTAAAACTGAATTTCACAAGTACAGGCGAAAATAAGTTGGCGGCGGTAAACGTGAAGGCCGGAGACAAGGTGAAAAAAGGACAAGTCCTGGCTCTTCTGGACAGTTCTGAAATTAAGATGCAAATCCAGAGCGCATCCGATAATTTGGAAATATCCAAGTCCAAGCTGGCTGAATTGGAGAAGGGGCCAAAGGCGGAGGATATTGAAATTCAGAAGACGAACGTGCTTCGGGCTAAAATGGCTGTCGATACAGCACAGGAATCATTTGAGCTGGAAGAAGCGGAAAGTCAGAAGAAGGCTTCCAAAAAGCAGTTGGAGCAGGCGCGAAAGGCATATGAAGATCAAAAGTTTTTACATGATGCCGGAGCGGTGTCCAACAGTGATATGGAGCAGGCAGAACTAGCATTGGATAAGGCACAGACGGATTATGACGGTCTGGATTTACAATTCCGCAAAATCATGTCGCAAAAGCGTCATGCTATCGCAGAGGCTGAAATCGGCTATCGATCGGCTATGGCTGAGTTCCGCAAAACGGAGGTTCCAGCCGATGCCTCCAATATCCAATCCGCACGGATTGAGGTTAGAAGGTTGGCCACCGAGCTGGAGCAGAAAAAAAATGACCTGAACAAGCTTCAGGTCACCGCACCGTGGGACGGAGTCATTTTAAAGGTGAATGGGGATGTCGGAACCAGTCCAACGGCACCTTTTATCGTCATGAATAACTCGGACTCCAACAATCTCAAGATTAGCGCGAAAATCAGTCAGAACGACATTGTAAAGGTGAAAAAGGGACTTTCAGCGGTGTTATCCACCAATGCTTACCCGGGTGAGTCGTTCCCGGGCAAGGTGCAATTCGTCTCACCGGAAGCATCCACTGATGAAGGCATGACGACCTATCTGATGGAGCTGTCCGTTCATGACCCAAAAGGCAAGCTGAAAACCGGTATGATTATGAATGTGTCCGTTATTTTGGGAGTACACAAAAATGTGCTGTTTGTGCCAGCGATTGCGCTGAGATCCGAAGGTGGACAAGACGGCGTCTATCTTGCCTCCAATCCGGCAAACCCAGGGGCGCGTACGTTCAAGCCTGTAGAGCTCGGATTTTACACGCCAGATCGGGTTGAACTCAAGTCAGGTGTGAAGGAGGGCGATACGATTGTTATGCCTGCTCCTGAAGCACCTCCAGATCCTTCCAATATGGGTGGCATGCAAGGAGGCTTTTAAACGGGTATGAGACATGTCATTCAAATTGAGGATATGAAAAAGGTGTACCAAGTCGGGGATCAGGAAATTCATGCCCTGCGTGATGTGCAACTCAACATTGCTGACGGTGATTTTGTGGCAATCATGGGCCCGTCTGGATCAGGCAAGTCTACGATGATGAATGTTATCGGCTGTCTGGATCTGCCTACCTCGGGACAATTTTATTTGGACGGTTATTCGATACTGGATGCTCGTGAGGATGAGCTGGCTATTATCCGTAATCAGAAAATCGGATTTGTATTTCAAAAATTTCATTTGCTTCCGCGGGCCACTGCTTTGGATAACGTAGAGCTGCCAATGATTTATGCAGGCGTACCAGCCAAGGAGCGGCGCTTGCGGGCGATTGAGGCACTGACCAGTGTAGGGCTGGGCGATCGGATGAACAACAAACCGAATGAGCTGTCAGGCGGTCAGCAGCAACGGGTATCCATTGCGCGCGCACTTGTGAACAATCCGGTGATTCTCTTGGCGGATGAGCCGACAGGCGCATTGGACTCCAAAACGAGCGTTGAAATTATGGAGATTTTCCAGCGCCTGAACGATCAGGGCAAAACGGTTGTGCTCGTTACGCATGATCAGGAAATTGCGGAATACGCCAAGCGTCTGATTCATTTTCGCGATGGACGGATTGAAGAGGATCAGCCTGTTGGGAACCGAAGAATGGCGGCAGAGGAAGTGAAGGCATGAAATTTCGGGAAATTATCCGGGTATCGCTCAACAGTTTGCGAACCAATATGCTGCGATCCTTGCTGACCATGCTGGGTATTATTATTGGGGTGGCTGCTGTAATCGCGATTGTAGCCATTGGTAAAGGCTCTACGGCCACGATTACGTCGCAGATTAACAGTATGGGGAATAATTTGCTCATGATTTATCCTTATGCCCCATATGATGGGTCCAGCTCCATGTCGTTCAGTCAGACGAAAGGAATATCTCTGGAGGATATCGCTGAACTAGAGCAGCAAAAAGCCGTAGCCGAGGTAGCTCCAAGTGCCATGACCAATGCGGATATTACGTGGAGCCGTAATAAGGTCAACGGACA
Proteins encoded:
- a CDS encoding MGMT family protein, translating into MQPFTARVLKIIQLIPEGKIMTYGQIAAEAGSPRGARQVVRILHTLSSKHRLPWHRVVNRLGEIALQDDEGASLQRLLLEAEGIQFMANGRISLEKYLHDSQAMIEDE
- a CDS encoding TolC family protein, yielding MKYKAAATLLVLTMSSGLISTVQADSAAGSTTGNTLASISGTSSAAVTSKTASITGQALPPLTLKQAAEWAQTNNYNTRTAERDVERRRIEFKNAEKDLGNAFVDFIDGEYVGDDSSWRNYNSSTLSYLASKKQAQFAKDQIYFNVMKSYQSVFVAENQVKNDLEALEIAQAEEKIALAKFARGKLSEYAKNESTQARSQAEQTVEQGKIALQKSRDALNFLMGQPNGTAYEMVDRPVYKEPKKLDIEIHIQQLMDMNPNLWKLEDSIKTSELNVRYFDFNSGAGAYDLAKMDVDTAKEELDKGQKDFAESLRNLYATVKENQKKYVQLEESLRTAKEGLELSRKKWTRGLIIELELKNSQLKVDQIERQMEELAIELSQNEYTLSKPWST
- a CDS encoding efflux RND transporter periplasmic adaptor subunit, which translates into the protein MAETVLNDALLKLRRKRRKKWIWSMVVLLVVGGGGTAVYLKLPREQAVPLVQDEMLKVERGDVSEKLDASGTVQASKEVKLNFTSTGENKLAAVNVKAGDKVKKGQVLALLDSSEIKMQIQSASDNLEISKSKLAELEKGPKAEDIEIQKTNVLRAKMAVDTAQESFELEEAESQKKASKKQLEQARKAYEDQKFLHDAGAVSNSDMEQAELALDKAQTDYDGLDLQFRKIMSQKRHAIAEAEIGYRSAMAEFRKTEVPADASNIQSARIEVRRLATELEQKKNDLNKLQVTAPWDGVILKVNGDVGTSPTAPFIVMNNSDSNNLKISAKISQNDIVKVKKGLSAVLSTNAYPGESFPGKVQFVSPEASTDEGMTTYLMELSVHDPKGKLKTGMIMNVSVILGVHKNVLFVPAIALRSEGGQDGVYLASNPANPGARTFKPVELGFYTPDRVELKSGVKEGDTIVMPAPEAPPDPSNMGGMQGGF
- a CDS encoding ABC transporter ATP-binding protein, giving the protein MRHVIQIEDMKKVYQVGDQEIHALRDVQLNIADGDFVAIMGPSGSGKSTMMNVIGCLDLPTSGQFYLDGYSILDAREDELAIIRNQKIGFVFQKFHLLPRATALDNVELPMIYAGVPAKERRLRAIEALTSVGLGDRMNNKPNELSGGQQQRVSIARALVNNPVILLADEPTGALDSKTSVEIMEIFQRLNDQGKTVVLVTHDQEIAEYAKRLIHFRDGRIEEDQPVGNRRMAAEEVKA